In Nicotiana tabacum cultivar K326 chromosome 17, ASM71507v2, whole genome shotgun sequence, one DNA window encodes the following:
- the LOC107814274 gene encoding putative expansin-B14, whose protein sequence is MAANFPHGLFLWIFVAFCSCLFRFSSCQPSGYSQAVATFYINPTSPGSGGACGLENDVASAPYNAMVTAGNQALFKQGAGCGACYQVLCTQNQNPHCSGNPITLTLTDECPGACNNDPVHFDISGIAFEKLAKSSEASQLYNAGRISIFYRRVACNYNTNIIFKVDKGSNPNFFAVTSEAVDGDGDLSLVEIQTSNSSWVPMQRMIGATWSVGMQPNTQKPPFSLRLTSETK, encoded by the exons ATGGCTGCAAATTTTCCTCATGGTCTTTTCCTTTGGATTTTTGTAGCTTTTTGCTCGTGTTTGTTTAGATTTTCCTCTTGCCAACCAAGTGGTTATTCACAAGCTGTTGCAACATTTTATATAAATCCTACTAGTCCCGGGAGTG GTGGAGCATGTGGGCTCGAAAATGACGTAGCAAGCGCTCCCTACAATGCAATGGTCACGGCCGGAAATCAAGCGCTTTTTAAGCAAGGTGCTGGATGTGGTGCATGCTACCAG GTATTATGcacccaaaatcagaatccgCATTGTTCAGGGAATCCAATAACATTAACCCTTACAGATGAGTGCCCAGGAGCATGCAATAATGATCCGGTTCACTTTGATATAAGTGGAATTGCCTTTGAAAAATTGGCAAAGTCTAGCGAAGCTTCACAATTATATAATGCAGGAAGAATCTCGATTTTTTATCGAAG GGTAGCATGCAATTACAACACAAATATCATATTTAAGGTGGACAAAGGTTCCAATCCTAATTTCTTCGCAGTTACATCTGAAGCAGTAGATGGGGATGGTGACCTTTCTTTAGTTGAAATCCAAACAAGCAATTCGAGTTGGGTACCAATGCAGCGAATGATTGGCGCAACTTGGAGTGTTGGCATGCAACCAAACACACAGAAACCTCCTTTTTCCCTTAGACTTACTTCAGAAACAAAGTAG